A window of Pseudophryne corroboree isolate aPseCor3 chromosome 1, aPseCor3.hap2, whole genome shotgun sequence genomic DNA:
gtgctgtttggggagggttttttggaagggacatcctgcgtgacactgcagtgccactcctagatgggcccggtgtttgtgtcggccactagggtcgcttatcttactcacacagcgacctcgttgcaaattttaggactaaaaataatattgtgaggtgtgaggtattcagaatagactgaaaatgagtgtaaattatggtttttgaggttaataatactttgggatcaaaatgacccccaaattctatgatttaagctattttttagtgttttttgaaaaaaacacccgaatccaaaacacacccgaatccgacaaaaaaaattcggtgaggttttgccaaaacgcgttcgaacccaaaacacggccgcggaaccgaacccaaaaccaaaacacaaaacccgaaaaatttcaggcgctcatctctaatagtaacatATAAGTATAGAAGACAAACTGTACCATagaataaacacacaatacaaatAGCACAAAACTATATTGATGTTCTCACATTAAAGTATAAAATACCACATTCCAAATTCACTACATATTATATTGCAGTACTTTGTTTCAGTTAATTACCACTTTTTATTGAGAGACAGAAGTAttacaataaagaaaaaaatactcTGATACACCCCATTTGGGTACATACCCCATGAAAACATTTCAGAAGAACAAATGTCCAATGCTCCCTTTGCTGACAAAACACATTAATTTTTTTTGCAGATTTATATTGAATATACATACAGTTTGATTGTTTATAACGAACAAAAGAACTGACCCACCGAGATTATATGTATGGTTTTATATTACATTAGATAGTGAGATCTGCCATAGATGTCCTGATGAAGAGTGGCCGGATGAGAGAAGAGTGAGATGTGTACCCAAAATATATGACTTTCTGTCCTATGAAAAGGACATTGTGGTGCAAATATCTGCAGTAATAGCTTCATCTTTCTCTGCAATAACATTATTTATATTAGGGAACTTTATTTATTACTGGAACACCCCAATTGTGAAAGCCAATAACCGGGCTGTAAGCTTCATTCTACTGATCTCCATGTTGCTGAGCTTCCTCAGTGTGTTCTTGTTCCTTGGCCAGCCGGTGGATATAACATGCAGACTCAGACAGACATCATTTGGGATCTTCTTCTCcacagctgtctcttctgtactggccaAGACTGTCACTGTCTTCATTGCTTTCAAAGCCACCAAACCCGGAAGCTCCTGGAGGAAGTGGGTCACACTCAAAGTATCTAAACATGTGGTCATTGTGTTTTCCTCTCTCCAAGTTCTGATCTGTGGTATCTGGCTGACTGTTTCTTCTCCATACCAGGAATATGACCATCACTCCTATAAGGGAATGATCATcattcagtgtaatgaggggtcagtGCTTGGGTTATACTCTATGTTGGGTTACATAgggatcctggcatctgtgaactttgctctggctttcatggtgaggacattaccggacagctttaatgaggccaagtacatcaccttcagcatgctggtgttctgcagtgtctggattgcaatgatcccagcctatctgagcaccaaagggaaaTACATGGTGGCTGTGGAGATATTCGCCATACTGACCTCATGTGCTGGTGTTCTGggctgtatatttttcccaaaACTGTATATTTTGCTTAGAAAACCTGAATTTAACTCCAGAAAAACAATACTGGGGAAAAACACTATATAAACCATCAGATACTGTACATTACCATTATACAATTCAAAACCTGTTGTTTTCCTTAAATTTTGCTTCATTAACAATATTTTCATTCTAAATTGGTTTATGTAAATACGTATAGAAAGATCTGGATTTAGTGACATggacaaaggaaaaaaaaatatttatatatatatatatatatatatatatatatatatatatatatatgtctgtgtgtgggaATAGAGAGCACCCATATTGCAAGTGAATTTTTTAATTCACTTAAAAAAAGTTCTTTTAAAACACCACAAGAGAGATTGCAGCCTCGTTATACTGACAAAGTGATTACATGGAACACATAAGATTTTGGCCTATCCAATGTTGTGTGTGCCCAGATTATTGTCATGCTGGTAGTGAGCAGTGTCCAGATGGACCCTATGGTGACCAGTAGATACAGTCTATGGTCCTGACTCTTTCCCTAGTGAAGTATTACATTATTGCCGTGGCTTTCTGTTTTACATCTTGTGGTGTCCAGCCCACAGCGGTGAGATTCTTGGTCAGAAGGTGCATTTTGTATTGTGGTGTTTTACAAGaactgtttttaaataaaaaaattgatttgcactatgggcgCCCTCTTCTTATCCATTAATTCCAGATATATTTATTTCCTGGGGTCCACAAATTATATAAAGCGGAGACAGGGTACACTAAGAGGATCTATTGCTGGTTGCAGTTTTTTTCACAAGCAATATTTCAGAGTTTTATTACTCACATCACCACTTTAATACATAGAGTCAACATTTTGGTTCACAAATGTAACCTTCTTCAACACATCCCTCCAGCAGGAACAACAGAGACATACTGAGTGGTGCCCTGGATCTCCCTTTATACATAACATGATTAAGTGCCTGCCTCTCCCCTCTCCAAAGTACTGGGAGTAGTAGTGCCTATTTATATCAAAGATAGCCCCTCTTTGCATGCTAGCGTAGAgccgtgacgtgcggtggggtgaggcaggtgatacTTGTTGAGGAATCTTATATTATCTTATTTTTTTATAGTAGTGTCTTGAGTGCCAATTATTGAAAAGTGGACTCtttatgtatattttataatatatgtttatcatatatatctgcaaatatattatgtatgACTTAGATACTATccagctgatacatatatgcagttctCATACATATGAGTTATGAAATCATGATTCCAAAAGGAGTTCAAACATGGTATTCACAGATCTTATCATCTCATTGTTTATTCACAGGCAAACtcaaatcatacagaataagatatacacagtagtgatatatagttttatacatatatatatatatatatatatatatacatacacactattaATATTTATACTTGTGCTTCCTTAATAAAAAACATGAAATTATTAGACAATTACTAACACAAATTGTACACTTGCAGTTCCATAGTTACCATCTTAagatccttttctctgtctgaccaTGTCTCCTTTCCTCCTGCACTTAGCTTTTTCTCTGCATCTTCCTCTGTCCTTCTGATTTCCTTTATCTCTTGACTCTAACTAACTCATCTACATGTATACATAACATAACCATTTCAAACTGGCATATTCCTATTGGTTCCCTTGTAACGGATTGCTGCCAGATTCAAAAGTGTCCTAAAACATGTGTAATTGTTCTGCACCAAGGTGGATAACAGTACATATATATTGGGGTCATAAAATGTGTTAATCATCAAAGTGTAAATGTATGTGTTTGCCTTGGTTGTTAGCATCAACAATTGGGACTTGTTGGTAGTAGATAAAAAATGTTATGTTGTTATGTTGTCATTGTCTCTGGTCTGCAGTATACATTGGCAATAGGCCAGATTGTT
This region includes:
- the LOC135053003 gene encoding vomeronasal type-2 receptor 26-like, which produces MYKIPTSRCNDRCPPGYRKAFNGGFHVCCYDCVPCSEGEISNTTDSEICHRCPDEEWPDERRVRCVPKIYDFLSYEKDIVVQISAVIASSFSAITLFILGNFIYYWNTPIVKANNRAVSFILLISMLLSFLSVFLFLGQPVDITCRLRQTSFGIFFSTAVSSVLAKTVTVFIAFKATKPGSSWRKWVTLKVSKHVVIVFSSLQVLICGIWLTVSSPYQEYDHHSYKGMIIIQCNEGSVLGLYSMLGYIGILASVNFALAFMVRTLPDSFNEAKYITFSMLVFCSVWIAMIPAYLSTKGKYMVAVEIFAILTSCAGVLGCIFFPKLYILLRKPEFNSRKTILGKNTI